The Naumovozyma dairenensis CBS 421 chromosome 2, complete genome genome segment GAGCGAGTTTTCTGCAGGACAAGTCGAATTAGAACCACTCCTGATGCCGAGATCTTTATATATGCCATGGCCAACAGCAACGGTTAAAGCGTTCACCGAATTCTTTTATACGGGCCAAGTTAATGGGAAATGGATGTTAGCTCCAGTGACTTTAGATTTGTTACTCATATCAAAGATGTATGAAGttccattattatatgatttaATTACAGAAGTCCTATATGCAATAATCGGtaaaaaagaaggaaatttGTTTGTGAATTGTAACAATTTGGACGACTCATTCAAATCTACtgtaaaaaaatatttcaactATGATGAAGCAGAGGTTGAAAATTACTTGGACACACATGCAACTtataaagatttgaaaaacttaaagaatttattgGAATTGACCGATAGTGGGATGTTAGATGTAAACTTAATTAGGAAAATCTCTaggaatttttcttttagtTCATTTGAAAGTGATTCTATACCGTCAACTCCACGAACAACCAAGCATGTAGTATCGACAGTCTATGCAGGCGGCCCTAGGGATAGTCATAATTCTGTTGGATCTATTGTTTTTCCGTCAACGAATGTTAACATAACAAGTAATAAGAGGTCAGTTTCATTATATACTCCACGAATGAAAGGGAAGTCAAGCCTAAGTAAAGAGATAGATCCCACTATATCCGAAAAAGCTAGAAATAAAAGTACAGATAATCTaacatcaaaatcaaaatcttcaaGCAAACACTTTGACTCCACTTTATTAGATTTGGATGAAAGAGATCCTGTTCTTGTTGAACAATTAGATCAAGCCAGGCTGCAGGACTTATCAAGAATAGAAACAGACTATCCATTAAATTCCGAAGATACATTAAGAACTGGATCAACTGGAAATATAATTTCTCATACTCTTTCCGATTCTTCTCAATCGGACTctgatgattttgaatcaCAAATCGGActattatcaatttcaagaaTGAAGAAACATATCAGAGAAGTGGAAATCTTTGAGGACGCCATTGACCCATTGCATAAAATCAACAACGCTCTACAAAGTCCGTCCAAatcatttgatattatATCTTCCAAGCCAAGTATCACCCCACTCAATAGGGCCTTGAAGAACGATTTAAAtagcaacaacaataatagtaatattgATTTCGAATCCCCGACTTTAGAAAGTATGATCTCTCCTAATTCGTTGCCACCTGTTGATTACGTCATGAAAATCATTTATAGGACATCTGTTTTAGTGAATGACACTAGATTGATGTTGAGGTGTATTGATtgtattgaaatttctaggaaattgaaaataattcgGAAGTTATTGACTCAAGATATTAATAGGATGAATGAAGATGTACTAAAACGCTCCTCCGAGCAAGATAAATCTAAGAGAGGCAAACCGGAATTGACTATTCCTATTTCTTCCAATGGAACAAGAGACACAATGACAAGTTTCAAGATAAAACCATACTCTCCAACGGCAACTACTTTTCGTAGAAGCTCATCCAAAGCACAAATTTCTCCTCGAACGTCCATTCCCAATGATATGGcaaataaaacaatttcCGGTAGGAAGTCATCTACTCCTCAACAACAAAGGATACTAACAAAAAGCACTGGAAGTGGAAGGTTTAGCAATATCTCTGCAATAGTGTCTACCCCATCTTCTTTGAATACGGCCGTCATTGCAAGACCGCCTTTGTTGGGAACGAACAGTAATAGTAGCAGTTCTGTTCCACCAAAGAGCAAAAAGGACTCGAATGCTAGCACTAGCAGTTCCTTTTCGTTTTTCGGGATTAGAAAATGAGCCTACCGTTTTTAAATTACACTTCCGATAATCCtctttatttattcctAAATTACTTTTATAGAAATTGATAGAACATAAGACATAGGATAATAACAAGAATCCATATTCTTATATAAACGACTTTTCATAAATATTACCCTAGCAAAACCCGTTGCCTTTACAGTAGTAATGAGCTCagatttaattgaattattaatgcACAAATAATCTACATACAGTACTGTAGAAGGAGCCTTCCTCCTAATACCACAGAATACAAAATTTGATATTGGTACATACGCCATTCCTGCCGGAGACATTAATTGCGTACAGCTAAACCAAGAACAACCTTAATGTTCCACCAGGTTAACATTAAGAATTATGACAAGAAGCCATGCAAGAAACTATATATAACTATTTAAAACAGCCTCAGCTTTTCCTAATCAAAGCACCGCTATTAAGGTGGTGAAATGGCCACGGTACAATCCACATCGATCCCAATAAGATAAAGGCATATAATCTATATGGTTTATCTCTGGTATATCTATGAACTCTTTCTTTGAGCACGGATGTTAACATGAACTAAAACCTCTCCTCATCGACTGTTATAGTTGATGAGGAgcttttaaattttgtaatcAAAAGCAACATTTCTTTCTGAAATTTTAGACATGATTTTCAgaagtttttgaaaagtGAAATCTTGTGCTGCTTAAATATGTATTTAGTTTTCTTTCCCAGCCAACATCTCGTCCGCGCGCCAAAAAAACACCACGACtgtgaagaaaaaaaagctAGGGTTTCAAAAGTACGTAAGATAAAAAAGCGTATTTTAACGTTACGTAATGAATCCACGAAAGAAATAGATACCAGaagaattatatattacGTACTACCTAAAATGGTTttaaattaatttattaataaaaaaaagtaataTTAACATTGGTTGTTTAGTGTgaaaagtatataaaaaaatataaatatgaattgAAGTGATGATATAGAAAATATGAGACGACAATAAAGTCAGtacattataataatattaatatgatgaataataataataataataataacaataatagtatattatgggaaaaaataataagacGTAAATCTGGAAATAACTGATGACAATTGAATGGAGTGTAGTATAATAAAACGAACCAATTAAAGCTTCAATTTTGCTTCTGTATTctcatattattttcacaATGcagaaaatataaatagatTATTTGTTGCAGCAACGGATATGCTATTTTCTCTTGGATGCCATGAAAAATGTAATATACTTTTCTTGAAATCAATGTCGTTACTCCATTCTTTATTCCTcgatgattttgataatagTGAACTTGAACGTTTATTCTTAAACACAGTTTTATCTGCCTTTAATATAATCTCATCAGGTGTTTTTGTACTATTTCTCTCTTTCTCAGTTTCACCTCCACCCCCTTTAGAGTTATTTTTACCACGTTTACTGTTACtattgttactattattaccatATGGTAAGTTTttcttaaatatattattactattatttgttgtataattttcatcaaagTTTTTAACGataccattattttcatcttgaGCTGTCTTAACGACGTTAGGATAAATCATAAAgttgttattatatgaacCAGTCATAATACTTGAACTATCTCCACTAAAATTCAATTCgaatttatcaaagattGCATCATTTTCATACGTGTCACTTAGtctttctttcaattcatcatgTACATTGATTGTCTTTAAAGGTTTATTGTTCATATTAACATCCCAAATCTTAACAGTTAAATAATCTCTCGATGCGATGTAACGACCATCGGGACTGAATTTAACATCTGAAATGGAGGATGTGATTTCTgtgaaaaaattatgacTTATTGGATCAGTATACTCTTCAAaagtttttgttttgaaatCACATAATGCATTTTGTCTCATGTCACATAATTTAATAGTTCCCTTTGAAGACGAGTACATGAAAAGATTACATTGTTGTGGATGGAATTCTGCACTTGTTATAACTTCAGTTAATTCCTCCATATTATTTGGTTTAATATCGACAATATTAAAACTTTGATCTGGGATATCAAGGTTCCAGAGATTAATTCTTAAATCATCTGCACTAATGAATGTTTCTTGATCTGAATTAGTTGATATGGAATTAATATGGTATGTATGTGCATTACTGTATATTCTTTTGGGAGCTGCAGCAATTATCTTATCGTGTTGTGATAAACGTGGTAACTTTAGATTTTGTAATGATAAAGTATGACTATTGCTGGATGATTTACCTTTCGTGATATCATTTTCCATGGATAGATTATTTTCGCTCACCAACTTGATGTTTTTCTCATAAACTTTCCAAAGTTTAATTGTCTTATCATTAGTActcaataaaaaatgtgACCTTTGATTAGAGGACCTTAACCATTTTagttgatttattttctcttcaatttctaatgatttcaaataatcgAATTCGGCATCATGACTTTGAAATTCAGTCAAAAACTTATATTCACaatgtttattatttttatttctttcaaacAGCACTACTCTACCACCTTTATCACCTGTAGCTAAGAAGTCACCTGTATGGTCGAATTCCACGGCAGTAATGATATCTGCTTCTGTGACAACTATATCTGCTTTATCTCCAAAACATTGGCTAAATTTAAAGTGATAATCGTCCCGAGACATGTGTAGTTAATTGTTATTTTGCACTATTATcactttttctttatattttgttttcttacACTCCCCTTTTCGTGCTGAAGCTAAATGAACGGGTTACTATGATGAACTGTGCTAGTAGTTCTATGTAAAACGATAGGGTATAAAGTACTATAGTTCTTCTATCCAGGTTTGTATAAGCTACTTGTCAATGGTAAGTAATGTTTTCTCTTCTCGATGTGTTTACTTCGTCCTCTGTTCCCTTGCTGATGCTAGTTATCCCTAAGACATCCTTAATAATCTGTgtgtttgtttttcttttgttctCCAGATGCACTATTACGAAATTATGAAAAGGCTGTTGTGGTTTTTCCCCCCAAAGGCGCTAGtgttttttgttgtttttttggttttctCTTTAGAGTGCGGGTTTCCTCTGACGTCCATGGTGATGAATTAAGTGTCAgtaaattaaaatattctatTGGAAAAAATGGAATACACCCTGCTTCTAAGAAGGATCCGATAGGAGGCAGGTAGTTTAGTTATACACATGATTTACAATGTATATATTGGGAAGAATACAATACGTCTGATAAACTTTCTTCGAATTCCTCTTATCTTGCGGTGATTTATACTAAACATATGGACTATGAATTTTATACTAACGCATTTACAAATAA includes the following:
- the NDAI0B01910 gene encoding CDC55 family protein (similar to Saccharomyces cerevisiae CDC55 (YGL190C); ancestral locus Anc_8.150); translated protein: MSRDDYHFKFSQCFGDKADIVVTEADIITAVEFDHTGDFLATGDKGGRVVLFERNKNNKHCEYKFLTEFQSHDAEFDYLKSLEIEEKINQLKWLRSSNQRSHFLLSTNDKTIKLWKVYEKNIKLVSENNLSMENDITKGKSSSNSHTLSLQNLKLPRLSQHDKIIAAAPKRIYSNAHTYHINSISTNSDQETFISADDLRINLWNLDIPDQSFNIVDIKPNNMEELTEVITSAEFHPQQCNLFMYSSSKGTIKLCDMRQNALCDFKTKTFEEYTDPISHNFFTEITSSISDVKFSPDGRYIASRDYLTVKIWDVNMNNKPLKTINVHDELKERLSDTYENDAIFDKFELNFSGDSSSIMTGSYNNNFMIYPNVVKTAQDENNGIVKNFDENYTTNNSNNIFKKNLPYGNNSNNSNSKRGKNNSKGGGGETEKERNSTKTPDEIILKADKTVFKNKRSSSLLSKSSRNKEWSNDIDFKKSILHFSWHPRENSISVAATNNLFIFSAL